A portion of the Actinomycetes bacterium genome contains these proteins:
- a CDS encoding metal-dependent hydrolase: MMKRSHFLIGAAAGIVTAKALGAPMTGIGLLAGVAGLLPDLDHPSSATGRLLPAWWHRLTPGHRGPTHSLFWCMALAVLVDLGQRLLVGPAPPPLVAVAVLVGAVSHVLADGLTVQGVPLWWPFSRERLVFLGWLAFPTRSWRELAVVTLVVAGALYWVVH, encoded by the coding sequence ATGATGAAGCGCAGCCATTTCCTCATCGGCGCTGCGGCCGGCATCGTCACCGCCAAGGCCCTCGGCGCGCCCATGACCGGCATAGGGCTGCTCGCGGGCGTGGCCGGGCTGCTGCCCGACCTCGACCATCCGAGCTCCGCTACCGGCCGCCTGCTGCCGGCCTGGTGGCACCGGCTCACCCCAGGCCACCGCGGGCCGACGCACTCGCTGTTCTGGTGCATGGCGCTCGCCGTGCTCGTCGACCTCGGCCAGCGCCTGCTCGTCGGTCCGGCGCCACCCCCGCTGGTCGCGGTCGCGGTCCTGGTCGGGGCGGTCTCCCACGTGCTCGCCGACGGCCTGACCGTGCAGGGCGTGCCGCTGTGGTGGCCGTTCAGCCGCGAGCGGCTGGTGTTCCTCGGCTGGCTCGCGTTCCCGACCCGGAGCTGGCGGGAGCTGGCCGTGGTCACGCTCGTGGTCGCCGGCGCGCTGTACTGGGTGGTCCACTGA
- a CDS encoding helix-turn-helix domain-containing protein: MAAEMTLELADLPPTISVERAAKLLGVSRSAAYRAAANGQLPTISFGRRLLVPTSRLLEMLGMPVEERP, translated from the coding sequence GTGGCCGCTGAGATGACCCTCGAGCTGGCCGACCTCCCACCGACGATCAGCGTCGAGCGCGCTGCCAAGCTGCTTGGCGTGAGCCGCAGCGCGGCCTACCGAGCGGCTGCGAACGGCCAGCTCCCCACTATCTCCTTCGGCCGCCGGCTGCTCGTACCCACCTCCCGGCTGCTCGAGATGCTCGGCATGCCAGTCGAGGAGCGGCCCTGA